In a genomic window of Glycine max cultivar Williams 82 chromosome 13, Glycine_max_v4.0, whole genome shotgun sequence:
- the LOC100800309 gene encoding xanthine dehydrogenase 1 isoform X1, which produces MGSLKTEEDLKVSNEAILYVNGVRRLLSDGLAHFTLLEYLRDIGLTGTKLGCGEGGCGACTVMVSQYDRILKKCSHYAINACLAPLYSVEGMHVITVEGLGSCKRGLHPVQESLARAHGSQCGFCTPGFVMSMYALLRSSQTPPSEEQIEECLAGNLCRCTGYRPIFDAFRVFAKTSNDLYTGVSSLSLEEGKSVCPSTGKPCSCNLSNTNDKCVGGDNGYEPTSYNEIDGTKYTERELIFPPELLLRTPTSLNLTGFGGLMWYRPLTLQHVLDLKAKYTDAKLLVGNTEVGIEMRLKRMPYRVLISVMHVPELNVLGAKDDGLEIGAAVRLSDLMNFFKKVVTERAAHETLSCKAFIEQLKWFAGTQIRNAASVGGNICTASPISDLNPLWMAARAKFRIIDAKGNIRTVLAENFFLPGYRKVNLASGEILLSVFLPWNRTFEFVKEFKQSHRRDDDIAIVNAGIRVHLQEHSENCVVADASIFYGGVAPYSLAATKTKEFLIGKNWNQDLLQNALKVLQKDILLKEDAPGGMVEFRKSLTLSFFFKFFLWVSHQMDSVKESIPSSHLSAVHSVHRPPVTGSQDYEIRKRGTSVGSPEVHLSARLQVTGEAEYADDTPMPPNGLHAALVLSKKPHARIIKIDDSEAISSPGFVSLFLAKDVPSDNKIGPVVADEDLFAVDYVTCVGQVIGVVVADTHENAKIAARKVIVEYEELPAILSIRDAINARSFHPNTEKCLSKGDVDHCFQSGQCDRIIEGEVQMGGQEHFYLEPHSTLIWTVDGGNEVHMISSSQAPQKHQKYVSHVLGLPMSKVVCKTKRIGGGFGGKETRSAFIAAAASVPSYLLNRPVKITLDRDVDMMITGQRHSFLGKYKVGFTNEGRVLALDLEIYNNAGNSLDLSLAILERAMFHSDNVYEIPNMRVMGRACFTNFPSHTAFRGFGGPQGLLIAENWIQRIAVELKMSPEKIREINFQGEGSILHYGQIVQYSTLAPLWNELKLSCDFAKARKEVDEFNSHNRWRKRGIAMIPNKFGISFTTKLMNQAGALVQVYTDGTVLVTHGGVEMGQGLHTKVAQIAASAFHIPLSSVFISDTSTDKVPNASPTAASASSDMYGAAVLDACEQIMERMEPIASKHNFNSFAELVGACYAERIDLSAHGFYITPDIGFDWTIGKGKPFRYFTYGAAFAEVEIDTLTGDFHTRVANIFLDLGYSLNPAIDVGQIEGAFIQGLGWVALEELKWGDEAHKWIPSGCLYTCGPGAYKIPSVNDVPFKFNVSLLKGHPNVKAIHSSKAVGEPPFFLASAVLFAIKDAIIAARSEMGHNEWFPLDSPATPERIRMACLDELLSSFVNSDFHPKLSV; this is translated from the exons ATGGGATCGTTGAAGACGGAGGAAGATCTGAAGGTGTCTAATGAGGCTATCTTATATGTTAACGGAGTTCGCAGATTGCTGTCTGATGGATTAGCTCATTTCACTCTTCTCGAGTATCTCAGAG ATATAGGTTTGACTGGGACTAAACTAGGCTGTGGGGAAGGTGGTTGTGGAGCATGCACAGTTATGGTTTCTCAATATGATAGAATATTGAAGAAATGCTC ACACTATGCTATCAATGCTTGCTTAGCACCTCTATATTCTGTAGAAGGCATGCATGTGATTACAGTGGAGGGATTGGGAAGCTGCAAGCGTGGACTACACCCTGTCCAG GAATCCCTGGCTCGGGCTCATGGTTCACAATGTGGATTTTGTACTCCTGGTTTTGTTATGTCCATGTATGCATTATTACGGTCAAGTCAAACACCACCTAGTGAAGAACAAATTGAAGAATGCCTTGCAGGAAATTTATGTCGGTGCACTGGTTACAGACCAATATTTGATGCATTCCGGGTCTTTGCAAAAACTAGCAATGACTTATATACTGGGGTTTCTTCATTGAGCCTTGAAGAAGGAAAGTCTGTTTGCCCATCAACAGGAAAACCCTGTTCATGTAATTTAAgcaatacaaatgataaatgcgTAGGTGGTGATAATGGATATGAACCTACTTCCTATAATGAAATAGATGGGACCAAATACACAGAAAGGgaacttatttttcctcctGAACTGTTGTTAAGGACACCAACCTCATTAAATTTGACTGGATTTGGTGGGCTAATGTGGTATCGGCCTTTAACACTTCAACATGTATTGGATTTAAAAGCCAAATACACTGATGCAAAGTTGCTAGTTGGTAATACTGAGGTAGGAATTGAGATGAGACTAAAGAGAATGCCGTATCGGGTTCTAATTTCTGTAATGCATGTGCCAGAATTAAATGTTTTGGGTGCAAAGGATGATGGCTTAGAGATAGGTGCTGCAGTAAGACTATCTGATcttatgaattttttcaaaaaggTTGTAACTGAGCGAGCTGCTCATGAAACTTTGTCTTGTAAGGCTTTTATTGAGCAACTTAAATGGTTTGCTGGAACACAGATAAGAAATGCTGCATCAGTTGGCGGGAATATATGTACTGCCAGTCCAATATCAGATCTGAATCCTCTATGGATGGCAGCTAGAGCAAAATTTCGAATTATTGATGCTAAAGGAAACATCAGGACAGTCCTGGCCGAAAATTTCTTCCTCCCGGGTTACCGTAAAGTGAATTTAGCAAGTGGTGAAATCTTGCTGTCAGTATTCCTGCCTTGGAATAGGACTTTTGAGTTTGTGAAAGAATTTAAACAGTCTCATAGAAGGGATGATGATATTGCAATTGTAAATGCAGGTATTCGTGTTCATCTTCAGGAACATAGTGAAAACTGTGTGGTTGCTgatgcatcaatattttatggTGGGGTGGCTCCATATTCACTTGCAGCAACAAAAACTAAGGAATTTCTCATAGGAAAGAATTGGAACCAAGATCTGTTGCAAAATGCATTGAAAGTCCTACAAAAGGATATATTACTCAAGGAAGATGCTCCTGGCGGAATGGTAGAGTTCCGGAAATCTTTGACtctaagtttcttttttaaattttttctgtgGGTGTCTCATCAAATGGATAGCGTCAAAGAGAGTATACCATCATCCCATCTATCTGCTGTGCACTCAGTCCACCGACCACCAGTTACTGGATCTCAGGACTATGAAATCAGGAAACGTGGGACTTCTGTGGGTTCTCCAGAGGTTCATCTATCTGCAAGACTTCAG GTTACAGGAGAAGCAGAATATGCTGATGACACACCAATGCCTCCCAACGGTTTGCATGCTGCCTTAGTTTTGAGTAAGAAACCTCATGCccgaataattaaaattgatgattCAGAGGCCATATCTTCGCCTGGATTTGTGAGCTTATTTCTGGCCAAAGATGTACCGAGTGATAATAAAATTGGACCGGTTGTTGCTGATGAGGATCTCTTTGCTGTAGATTATGTCACTTGTGTGGGACAG GTTATAGGAGTAGTTGTGGCCGATACTCATGAAAATGCAAAGATTGCTGCACGAAAAGTTATTGTTGAGTATGAAGAGCTCCCAGCCATCCTTTCAATACGGGATGCCATCAATGCTAGAAGTTTTCATCCCAATACAGAAAAGTGTTTGAGTAAAGGTGATGTTGATCACTGTTTTCAATCAGGTCAGTGTGACCGAATAATTGAAGGGGAAGTTCAGATGGGAGGTCAGGAACACTTTTATCTGGAGCCACATAGCACTTTGATATGGACAGTGGATGGTGGAAATGAAGTTCATATGATATCATCTAGTCAA GCTCCTCAGAAGCACCAGAAATATGTTTCCCATGTTCTTGGCCTTCCCATGTCAAAGGTAGTTTGCAAAACAAAGCGAATTGGTGGTGGATTTGGGGGGAAGGAGACAAGATCAGCCTTTATTGCTGCTGCTGCTTCAGTTCCATCTTATCTGTTAAATCGACCAGTGAAAATCACACTGGACCGAGATGTAGACATGATGATAACTGGGCAACGCCATAGTTTTCTAGGGAAGTACAAG GTTGGATTTACAAATGAAGGGAGGGTGCTTGCGCTGGATCTTGAAATTTATAACAATGCTGGAAACTCACTGGATCTGTCGCTTGCTATCCTTGAACGTGCTATGTTTCATTCAGACAATGTGTATGAAATACCAAATATGAGGGTAATGGGGAGAGCTTGCTTTACTAATTTCCCTAGCCACACTGCTTTCCGTGGATTTGGTGGTCCTCAAGGATTGCTCATTGCTGAAAACTGGATTCAAAGGATTGCTGTGGAACTCAAGATGAGTCCAGAAAAGATAAGG GAAATTAATTTTCAAGGAGAAGGATCCATTCTGCATTATGGCCAGATAGTTCAGTACAGCACACTAGCCCCACTGTGGAATGAACTTAAGTTATCCTGTGACTTTGCAAAGGCACGCAAAGAAGTTGACGAATTCAATAGTCACAACCGCTGGAGGAAGCGTGGCATTGCTATGATTCCTAATAAGTTTGGTATATCCTTTACGACAAAGCTTATGAACCAG GCAGGTGCTCTGGTTCAAGTCTATACAGATGGAACTGTTTTAGTTACCCATGGGGGTGTCGAAATGGGGCAAGGTTTGCATACCAAAGTTGCCCAAATTGCTGCTTCAGCTTTCCATATCCCTCTTAGTTCTGTCTTTATATCAGATACTAGTACTGACAAG GTTCCTAATGCTTCTCCAACAGCAGCTTCTGCAAGTTCTGATATGTATGGAGCAGCGGTTTTGGATGCATGTGAGCAAATAATGGAACGCATGGAACCTATTGCTTCAAAGCATAACTTCAACTCATTTGCTGAG cTAGTTGGTGCATGCTATGCAGAGCGAATAGACCTTTCTGCCCATGGATTTTATATTACACCTGATATTGGTTTTGATTGGACGATAGGCAAAGGAAAACCTTTTAGATATTTCACTTATGGGGCTGCGTTTGCTGAGGTTGAAATTGACACTCTGACTGGAGATTTTCACACCAGAGTGGCAAACATATTTTTGGATCTAGGTTATTCGCTGAATCCAGCGATAGATGTTGGACag ATCGAGGGAGCTTTTATCCAAGGTTTGGGTTGGGTAGCTTTAGAAGAACTTAAATGGGGAGATGAAGCACATAAATGGATCCCGTCTGGGTGCCTTTACACATGTGGACCTGGAGCTTATAAAATTCCTTCTGTGAATGATGTTCCCTTCAAATTTAATGTCTCACTCCTGAAG GGTCATCCAAATGTTAAGGCCATCCATTCATCTAAAGCTGTTGGTGAGCCTCCATTTTTCCTAGCATCTGCTGTGTTGTTTGCCATCAAGGATGCCATCATAGCAGCACGATCTGAAATGGGGCACAATGAGTGGTTTCCACTTGACAGTCCAGCAACTCCTGAGAGAATTCGAATGGCTTGTTTAGATGAATTGTTATCGTCGTTTGTTAACTCAgatttccatcccaaacttagTGTTTGA
- the LOC100800309 gene encoding xanthine dehydrogenase 1 isoform X2, with the protein MGSLKTEEDLKVSNEAILYVNGVRRLLSDGLAHFTLLEYLRDIGLTGTKLGCGEGGCGACTVMVSQYDRILKKCSHYAINACLAPLYSVEGMHVITVEGLGSCKRGLHPVQESLARAHGSQCGFCTPGFVMSMYALLRSSQTPPSEEQIEECLAGNLCRCTGYRPIFDAFRVFAKTSNDLYTGVSSLSLEEGKSVCPSTGKPCSCNLSNTNDKCVGGDNGYEPTSYNEIDGTKYTERELIFPPELLLRTPTSLNLTGFGGLMWYRPLTLQHVLDLKAKYTDAKLLVGNTEVGIEMRLKRMPYRVLISVMHVPELNVLGAKDDGLEIGAAVRLSDLMNFFKKVVTERAAHETLSCKAFIEQLKWFAGTQIRNAASVGGNICTASPISDLNPLWMAARAKFRIIDAKGNIRTVLAENFFLPGYRKVNLASGEILLSVFLPWNRTFEFVKEFKQSHRRDDDIAIVNAGIRVHLQEHSENCVVADASIFYGGVAPYSLAATKTKEFLIGKNWNQDLLQNALKVLQKDILLKEDAPGGMVEFRKSLTLSFFFKFFLWVSHQMDSVKESIPSSHLSAVHSVHRPPVTGSQDYEIRKRGTSVGSPEVHLSARLQVTGEAEYADDTPMPPNGLHAALVLSKKPHARIIKIDDSEAISSPGFVSLFLAKDVPSDNKIGPVVADEDLFAVDYVTCVGQVIGVVVADTHENAKIAARKVIVEYEELPAILSIRDAINARSFHPNTEKCLSKGDVDHCFQSGQCDRIIEGEVQMGGQEHFYLEPHSTLIWTVDGGNEVHMISSSQAPQKHQKYVSHVLGLPMSKVVCKTKRIGGGFGGKETRSAFIAAAASVPSYLLNRPVKITLDRDVDMMITGQRHSFLGKYKVGFTNEGRVLALDLEIYNNAGNSLDLSLAILERAMFHSDNVYEIPNMRVMGRACFTNFPSHTAFRGFGGPQGLLIAENWIQRIAVELKMSPEKIREINFQGEGSILHYGQIVQYSTLAPLWNELKLSCDFAKARKEVDEFNSHNRWRKRGIAMIPNKFGISFTTKLMNQAGALVQVYTDGTVLVTHGGVEMGQGLHTKVAQIAASAFHIPLSSVFISDTSTDKVPNASPTAASASSDMYGAAVLDACEQIMERMEPIASKHNFNSFAEAKENLLDISLMGLRLLRLKLTL; encoded by the exons ATGGGATCGTTGAAGACGGAGGAAGATCTGAAGGTGTCTAATGAGGCTATCTTATATGTTAACGGAGTTCGCAGATTGCTGTCTGATGGATTAGCTCATTTCACTCTTCTCGAGTATCTCAGAG ATATAGGTTTGACTGGGACTAAACTAGGCTGTGGGGAAGGTGGTTGTGGAGCATGCACAGTTATGGTTTCTCAATATGATAGAATATTGAAGAAATGCTC ACACTATGCTATCAATGCTTGCTTAGCACCTCTATATTCTGTAGAAGGCATGCATGTGATTACAGTGGAGGGATTGGGAAGCTGCAAGCGTGGACTACACCCTGTCCAG GAATCCCTGGCTCGGGCTCATGGTTCACAATGTGGATTTTGTACTCCTGGTTTTGTTATGTCCATGTATGCATTATTACGGTCAAGTCAAACACCACCTAGTGAAGAACAAATTGAAGAATGCCTTGCAGGAAATTTATGTCGGTGCACTGGTTACAGACCAATATTTGATGCATTCCGGGTCTTTGCAAAAACTAGCAATGACTTATATACTGGGGTTTCTTCATTGAGCCTTGAAGAAGGAAAGTCTGTTTGCCCATCAACAGGAAAACCCTGTTCATGTAATTTAAgcaatacaaatgataaatgcgTAGGTGGTGATAATGGATATGAACCTACTTCCTATAATGAAATAGATGGGACCAAATACACAGAAAGGgaacttatttttcctcctGAACTGTTGTTAAGGACACCAACCTCATTAAATTTGACTGGATTTGGTGGGCTAATGTGGTATCGGCCTTTAACACTTCAACATGTATTGGATTTAAAAGCCAAATACACTGATGCAAAGTTGCTAGTTGGTAATACTGAGGTAGGAATTGAGATGAGACTAAAGAGAATGCCGTATCGGGTTCTAATTTCTGTAATGCATGTGCCAGAATTAAATGTTTTGGGTGCAAAGGATGATGGCTTAGAGATAGGTGCTGCAGTAAGACTATCTGATcttatgaattttttcaaaaaggTTGTAACTGAGCGAGCTGCTCATGAAACTTTGTCTTGTAAGGCTTTTATTGAGCAACTTAAATGGTTTGCTGGAACACAGATAAGAAATGCTGCATCAGTTGGCGGGAATATATGTACTGCCAGTCCAATATCAGATCTGAATCCTCTATGGATGGCAGCTAGAGCAAAATTTCGAATTATTGATGCTAAAGGAAACATCAGGACAGTCCTGGCCGAAAATTTCTTCCTCCCGGGTTACCGTAAAGTGAATTTAGCAAGTGGTGAAATCTTGCTGTCAGTATTCCTGCCTTGGAATAGGACTTTTGAGTTTGTGAAAGAATTTAAACAGTCTCATAGAAGGGATGATGATATTGCAATTGTAAATGCAGGTATTCGTGTTCATCTTCAGGAACATAGTGAAAACTGTGTGGTTGCTgatgcatcaatattttatggTGGGGTGGCTCCATATTCACTTGCAGCAACAAAAACTAAGGAATTTCTCATAGGAAAGAATTGGAACCAAGATCTGTTGCAAAATGCATTGAAAGTCCTACAAAAGGATATATTACTCAAGGAAGATGCTCCTGGCGGAATGGTAGAGTTCCGGAAATCTTTGACtctaagtttcttttttaaattttttctgtgGGTGTCTCATCAAATGGATAGCGTCAAAGAGAGTATACCATCATCCCATCTATCTGCTGTGCACTCAGTCCACCGACCACCAGTTACTGGATCTCAGGACTATGAAATCAGGAAACGTGGGACTTCTGTGGGTTCTCCAGAGGTTCATCTATCTGCAAGACTTCAG GTTACAGGAGAAGCAGAATATGCTGATGACACACCAATGCCTCCCAACGGTTTGCATGCTGCCTTAGTTTTGAGTAAGAAACCTCATGCccgaataattaaaattgatgattCAGAGGCCATATCTTCGCCTGGATTTGTGAGCTTATTTCTGGCCAAAGATGTACCGAGTGATAATAAAATTGGACCGGTTGTTGCTGATGAGGATCTCTTTGCTGTAGATTATGTCACTTGTGTGGGACAG GTTATAGGAGTAGTTGTGGCCGATACTCATGAAAATGCAAAGATTGCTGCACGAAAAGTTATTGTTGAGTATGAAGAGCTCCCAGCCATCCTTTCAATACGGGATGCCATCAATGCTAGAAGTTTTCATCCCAATACAGAAAAGTGTTTGAGTAAAGGTGATGTTGATCACTGTTTTCAATCAGGTCAGTGTGACCGAATAATTGAAGGGGAAGTTCAGATGGGAGGTCAGGAACACTTTTATCTGGAGCCACATAGCACTTTGATATGGACAGTGGATGGTGGAAATGAAGTTCATATGATATCATCTAGTCAA GCTCCTCAGAAGCACCAGAAATATGTTTCCCATGTTCTTGGCCTTCCCATGTCAAAGGTAGTTTGCAAAACAAAGCGAATTGGTGGTGGATTTGGGGGGAAGGAGACAAGATCAGCCTTTATTGCTGCTGCTGCTTCAGTTCCATCTTATCTGTTAAATCGACCAGTGAAAATCACACTGGACCGAGATGTAGACATGATGATAACTGGGCAACGCCATAGTTTTCTAGGGAAGTACAAG GTTGGATTTACAAATGAAGGGAGGGTGCTTGCGCTGGATCTTGAAATTTATAACAATGCTGGAAACTCACTGGATCTGTCGCTTGCTATCCTTGAACGTGCTATGTTTCATTCAGACAATGTGTATGAAATACCAAATATGAGGGTAATGGGGAGAGCTTGCTTTACTAATTTCCCTAGCCACACTGCTTTCCGTGGATTTGGTGGTCCTCAAGGATTGCTCATTGCTGAAAACTGGATTCAAAGGATTGCTGTGGAACTCAAGATGAGTCCAGAAAAGATAAGG GAAATTAATTTTCAAGGAGAAGGATCCATTCTGCATTATGGCCAGATAGTTCAGTACAGCACACTAGCCCCACTGTGGAATGAACTTAAGTTATCCTGTGACTTTGCAAAGGCACGCAAAGAAGTTGACGAATTCAATAGTCACAACCGCTGGAGGAAGCGTGGCATTGCTATGATTCCTAATAAGTTTGGTATATCCTTTACGACAAAGCTTATGAACCAG GCAGGTGCTCTGGTTCAAGTCTATACAGATGGAACTGTTTTAGTTACCCATGGGGGTGTCGAAATGGGGCAAGGTTTGCATACCAAAGTTGCCCAAATTGCTGCTTCAGCTTTCCATATCCCTCTTAGTTCTGTCTTTATATCAGATACTAGTACTGACAAG GTTCCTAATGCTTCTCCAACAGCAGCTTCTGCAAGTTCTGATATGTATGGAGCAGCGGTTTTGGATGCATGTGAGCAAATAATGGAACGCATGGAACCTATTGCTTCAAAGCATAACTTCAACTCATTTGCTGAG GCAAAGGAAAACCTTTTAGATATTTCACTTATGGGGCTGCGTTTGCTGAGGTTGAAATTGACACTCTGA